One Citrus sinensis cultivar Valencia sweet orange chromosome 5, DVS_A1.0, whole genome shotgun sequence genomic window, acatcaatccatgtggagacgatcttgaatactcatcactttattacttgttgtgtacacttgcacattgacaccaatagcattagtaCTTATACAACCAACAATAAGTTGTTGTTAAAGTCATCACAGTCATCTCCTTCTTCCTTCTTGTgtcaaatttcttcaaatcagCCTCTGTCAATGTTATCAACATGTCATGTTTCTTTTCATGTTGCAAATAATGTTCAGAATAATCACTCAAGTTCTAAAGCTTGTTTTCAAACTGTTGTTTCCTCTTGTAATGCATtggtaaataaatttgatctgTTTCATAGGAGATTTGGTAATCTTCATCATAATATCTTAATACATTTGCTTACGAATGATCAAACTATTAATCTTTCAACTTCTCTTATTAACCAAGCTGCACAACAAATATGTGAGGCATGTCAAATGCGAAAAATCCACAGATTGCACTTCCCTGTCATATAAACCAAAACTTCTCAAGTGCTTGAACTAATTCACACTGATTTATGGGGTCCTTCACTTATCCTTTCCAAAGCTAGTTATGTCTATTATATCAACTTTGTTAATGACTTCAGTAGATACACCTGGATTtatccattaaaattaaaattagaagccttacaagtttttaaattgttcAGATTGCAAGctgaaaaacaatttcaatgtCCTATTAAAATGCTGCAATCTAACTAGGGGGAGAGTATAGAGTATTTACTGATTTTCTGAACCAAAATGGAATCATATTCAGACACTCATATCCCTACACACATCACCAAAATGGAGTGGTTGAGAGGAAACATAGGCATGTTGTTGAGTTAGGACTCACACTTTTAGCTCAAGCTAAATTACCCTTAAACTTTTGGTGGGAAGCTTTTCAAACAGCAGTTTACCATATTAACCAGTTGCCTTCTGCAAATCTGAAGTTCCTTACCTTATATGAAAAGTTGTTCAAACATAAACCAGATTACAAAATGCTTAAATGTTTTAGTTGTGCATGTTATCCATATTTGAGAAATTATAACAAGCATAAGTTTGGTTATCATTCTAACAAATATATCTTCATTGGTTACAACCCTTCTCATAAAGGATATAAGTGTTTGCATCCATCTGGTCAGGTTTATATAGCAAGACATGTTATCTTTGATGAGTCATCTTTTCATTATTCCTCATATTctgcttttgcttttaataaatcaaattcatgtCAAAACTTGTCTTTCACTCCTCAGCAAGTGTATCATTTATCCACTTTGCCATTATTCTCAGCTTCAGATGATAACAGCACTCATAATCCTAACTCTGCAAGTTCCACCAGCAGCAGTTCTCATCATTCATTTCCTCATAATCATAACAACAACTCTCATTCATTGTCACAAACAACTGAACCATATACAGAGCCTCATACTTCTCTACCTATTCAGCCAATCACCACCAACAGACCTCCCATTTTTCAAACATCACTAGAAACTGATCAATACACATCAGCTCCAGAAAACACACAACACTCTAATACTCCTGTAAACACACATCCTATGACCACTAGGAGTAAGGTTGGCATTTTCAAACCTAAACTCAACAATGTAGCTCTTGTTCATAAAGAGCCAGAATCTATAGAAGAAGCTATACAGAATCCTAGATGGTTTGAAGCCATGAAGGGAGAATATAGTGCTCTGCTCAAGAACAATACATGGTCTTTAGTTCCAAGATCAGATGGTCAGAAGATTGTTGGCAACAAGTGGGTGTATCGAGTTAAGCATAACTCATATAGAAGTCTGGCCAAGTACAAGGCTAGATTAGTTGCTAGGGGGTTTCAACAGATTGCAGGGGTAAATTACTTTGAAACTTTCAGTCTAGTGGTAAAATCATCTACTATCAGAGTAGTGATCAGTTTGGCTGTTATAAATTAGTGAAAAATCAGGCAAGTAGATGTTAATAATgcatttattaatgaaaagttAACAGaagaagtctttatggatcaGCCAGCAGGTTTTGTTGACAGTCAAAGACCAAACTTTGTGTGTAAACCCCACAAGTCACTTTATGGTCTCAAGCAAGCTCCACGATCTTGGTATGAAAAGTTAAAAGGTTGCTTGTTACAGTaggattttgaaaattcaagaGCTGACACATCTCTGTTTATCAAGAAAACCAGCTCTTACATGATATTGGTACtgatttatgttgatgatatcttAATCACATGACCAAATAATGCAGAACTAGAATCTTTCATTACCAAGTTTAATGAAGTTTTTGCATTAAAGGATTTGGGTACTCTCTCTTATTTTCTAGGCATAGAAGTCTTATATGGTGCAAATTGCATTTATTTGTCTCAAAGGAAATACATAAGAGATCTGTTGTCTAAGGTTCAGTTGCTTAAATGTAAAGATATTGACACACCTATGAGTACTAGAATTAAGCTGCAAAAAGAAGCTCAAGGACATCTAGGCCAATATATTGCTAATACTACACATTACAGGAGTGTTATAGGAGGGATGCAGTATCTGGTTCTAACAAGGCCAGAGATTACTTTTGCTGTAAACAAGTTAAGTCAGTATGTTTCAAGTCCTACAATGCAACATCTTATAGCATGCAAGAGAGTGCTTAAATACTTAAAGTCTACTCAAGATTATAGACTTAAGTTTGCTCAAAATGGAGAAATGAAGATTACTGGATTCACTGATGCAGACTTGGCTTGTGATTTGGACGATCGAAAACCTGTTGGAGCTTATTGCATCTATTTAGGTAATAATTTGGTTTCATGGTCATCCAAGAAGCAATCAGTTATTGCTAGATCTAGTGTTGAAGGTGAATACAGGGCCTTAGCTTCAGCTAGTGCAGAGATCAGCTGGTTacaatctttgtttttttaaattggtttGTGTTGTGCAGAGATACCTGCTATCTGGTGTGACAACACCAGTGCCACTGAGCTAGCTCATAACCTTGTTTGCCATTCTAGAACTAAACACATTGAGCTTGACTGACACTTTATCAGAAACAAAGTGATTGCACGGGAGTTAAAAATTCAGTACATTCCCAATGAAGAACAGATTGCCGATATTATGACAAAACCCCTCTCTTTTATTCATGTTAACCATCTGAGATCAAAACTCAATGTGCAGCCTTGCCCTTTGAGTTTGAGGGGGGCTGTTAAGGAAGTCCAGTGTGCTGAGCTCACAGAGAGTAGGAGTAAGAAGGAGAAAAAGCTTCAGTCTCAGTTAGTCAAACGATTCAGCAATGCCAACTCATCAGAGTTAGTTAAGCAAGTTGCCAGATCAGCACAAGATTGTTATTAGTCATTTCGTATGTGTGTGTAATTGAATGTAATTAGCTTAAGCTGCAATCTTGTGCTTGTATATAAGATGAGTTTATTCAATTGTAAATacttaagaaaaatcaataagaaagaaagttatcttttctcttaaaatcattttcctcataaacaaacaacttcattttctctttcataaaagttataaaCACTAAAGTATTCGATAAACATTTACTGCCTACGGAAGTTAAGTTGATTGGTcccacatatatataataaaaaacctATAAtgtctttcttatttttatcaaaattattatttaaaagccATATTTACTACACACTATCAATTTATGTTTCATAATTACGACTTTTTTTGTCACAACAGTCGtgacttaaaagttacagtatcTCAATACTAAATAGAACTTGACAAGCGTTGCTCATTGACTTTTGCTTTCTGATGTGTTTGCACTTCTTCTCTGTCTGCAGATTTTTAAACTCGGGTCCAATttccttcaaataaaaatttaaataaaaataatagctatggttttttatgtaaataaaaaaattaatattttcttatatttttttgttattttaaacaatttttcttgtaataaattatattttatattcttaagATAGAATATCAAGCAAATGATCTatttatctctctctctttttaatttttttttgtgacaaaaagatttttgatattatgaaaaaaataaagagtaaataatatatattaattttagtgaGGAAAAAACTAGCAAGTTCATTATTTCATATAGTAGTTGTGGGggaaaaaattacaacattatttgtaatttagcATATTGGCCGGAGTTAGGACAaaagttttattgttttagtaaatttattaatttatccaaCGTTGGTTCACTGTTATATAGATTGTATATTTAGAAGTCATTTTTGGGTCTTTTGGggggaaaaaacaaaagttgttggggataaataaaaaaagctgCTCAAATTGGCAAACAATATAGGCTGCAGCAATCTAATTAGTTGTATTATagcaaacaaaatcaaaaccacaCAATTCTAAGAATACCATGTTTAGTTGATTTGTGTAAGCATAGACaatgagaagaaaaacaaaaagaggcCCTTTATCTCTTtcaattagatttaattatggCATCGATAGTCAGTGCAAGCTTTGAAAGCTAGATTAATGTGATCCAGATGCATccatgatataaaaaatattgcaaaagGTGGCACAAAACATTGTACACTAGGCTAAGGTTTCTCATACACACTCAAACCCTACCTCGACCTTCTAGTACTTCTAGTCTTTTAGACCTCATTCCGCGAATGAAAACTGCGAAGTACTTTGCATCACATTGTCCTTTAACATGTTGCCATCGACAGTCACTAACTGAATTGCTAGGTTTTTCCTAGCTTCATCCGAATCATgctgtaaatttataaaattaattctttcctTTGTAAgcaaaatattatacaataacCTCCTTTGCAATAATTAATACAACTGACTTAACGACATCGTTTGGCCACTCACCTTGAAGTCTAGCTCTCGTACATTGCCGTGGCACTCCATAAACCGAATGACATGAAGGCCACAATCATATCCATTTGGTTGTCTCGAAAGCCCTGTAGTACCTTGCATCACACGAAAACTCTCAAAATCGAGACCTCCGAAACCGGAAACAGGTCTGATATCAACCATCAAAAGCTCATCAAGCGCCCTCAACTGCAACATCATAATTTCATGCAAAACACTATCAGTTAAGAAACCTCTtgaattttaacaatttataCATTACATATCTAGGATCAATTTTACTCACGATTTTTTTTGCATCTCCTACCAAATCGCTTTTTCTCATGTCACTTGACAGCGGATCCCATATCAAAACAGAATTGCCTGGTATATCCAAAACGACAACATACCAATGCGATGCCCCATGATTTATTGGAACCAAAATCTGCacataaaaatcaatcaacaCTCATATTTTCGTcgacataaaattattttaacttgcTTGTCATAAGATGTTGCACTTATCACAACATATACCTTCTCACAAAATGCCAGGTTATGCTTAAACAAGTCCCTCATTCGGTTTAGGCTCTCGATATCACATTTTTCATGCAGGACCTTTTGCTAAGTCCAATGCACAAATAAGGTCAGATGAAATGAGCCAACAATGAATTATAACACAGTATttccaaatcaaatcaaaacgACTACTGCATACAGCAAAATAGGTTGGAAGGAACCAGTTGTGCTTTATTTTATTCCCTTTGCTCATTTCATTGTTCGACAGAGTCTCAGCCACCACCGAAATTATCTGCAAATGCAGCCATGAATTTCAGCACAATGAGAGCACTAGCTGATTCAAATAACATATCATGGACCCTTGGACACCAtgcacaaaaattaatataattgataCGCTCACTCACCGCGCCATGTATCCATCTTTTTGATAGAGCGACAACATTTCTATCCTTCtcaaccaattcatttttgtttgcACGATAATCTCCCTATACATAACAAGTTATAAACAACacgttaaacaaataaaaacaccCACCACAGATTaacaaaccaaaataaattatcaacaaAAGCATCCAAGTCACtcatactttattttttttggttttttttttcattttccttacCCTTGGTCCAGATCTTCATTCATCATGTATTCAATCAACTTCATCTCGTCATCAGACACAGGTTGCGTCAGCACAAATGGCCCAACCCTGAAACTGGTAAAATGAGTACATAGCCTTGTCTCCTCTATTGGTGGACTGTTGGCCAAGCCCACCAGCATCTCCTCAGCCTCCTTCATTGGAGTCTTGCCTGTTGACAACACGCTCATTTTCTTACACATCCTTGAATCCTGCTGCATCGTTCAATAAGACAATACATCCATCAATACATTGTCACTACGAGTACACactttcataaaatattttaatgacaCTTCATCACCGTGATGTGTTCAAGAATCTCAGCAGTAACTTGATTGATATGATGGATCCGGGAATACAACCAAACGACATCTGCATTCCATGCTCTGCCCTCTTCGCCGCTCTGTTTCTCTTTAGCCTCTCTAGTTACAACTTTACTACTTTCCCCGCTTTCTCTCCCACctccttttattttctctgtCAATGCAACCTGCATTTACCGTATTCGGTATTCCTATGGATTATCAGCcataacaaacaaacaaaaaattgccAAAACAACAACTACAACAAGAACAACAATTTTCCATAAAGATATTATCACTCTACAGGACGCTCAatacataaacaaaaaatatttcactctaaatttcattaaaatgtaTTCATTAAATACATGGTGTTAATTCCATACGTCACTTTAATCCACCTAATGAGATGTCTAGGTTTTTTTCTAATGATGCTAATAGATTTTCCCATTATTGCTTCTCTTAAAATTGTTCTTTCTacctttttacttttaaatattttgctaTCTATCTTTTCTGGGAGAGGGCTCACTATGTCCCATTGAGCACgagtatattattatttattttcaataaatttaattatctcaTCTATGTCCCTTGAGTACGCgtatatatattgttatttatcTTCAATCAAGTTGTCTCACTAGTTGAggcttgaaaaaaataataaaataaaataagttccATACGTGGCTTACATGGCACTTTCGGTGgtttatacataaaaaattattaaattataaatttcgtCGAAATATATTCAATCAATACTTGTTGGTTTAAATTCCATACATGGCTTACGCCTTACATGTTACTTTCAGTGGTTTATCTAGTTAATACTCGTCATAATTTAAGAACATTCTAAATGTAtgatgttattaattttttcttcttccgaATTTACATTGAACATTTAGCAGTGTACTGTGTACAAATATTCTACTAGGATAATTCTATTTTTGGTCCAGGATAGTGCTCTCAGTCTAAGTTTTGATAAAGACCTTTAATGGTAGTCTAATATTTCTTTAGAGGGGAGCTTTGaataattttcacaattaatttacttataagAATGTCGTGAGTCATAATACTCaaacatcataaaaaaaatttccctaAAAAGCATTTCAAGCCCTCTTGAATTATTTTAGGATGAAAACGAGTGTGATATATGTGAAAAGAGATAAGCTGGCACCGCCCTTCTAGATGGGGTGCCAGCCATTGTCAACATTCAAAGATTTGAATGTTGACATTCAAATCTttgaatgaagaaaagaagcaaacaacacaagatttacTTTGACAAATTACTTGGAGAGAACCTGAGAGGAagctcaatttcctaacagtggtatcagagccattgATTGAAGTTTTGGTGTCGgggtaccgtatacgtgaacagtatcGTTTACGTGAATAGTGCCTCGACACCAAAACTTCAATCAATGGCTCTaataccactgttaggaaattgaacTTCCTTCCAGGATCTCTCCAAGCAATTTGTCaagtaacaaattaataagaaaaattaaatggagaatataTCAATCACACAATACAAGATATATGTGGAAAACTCCAAATCTGGAGAAAAAACCACGGTCGTTGTCAAAAAGACAACtagagaaaaaatattcactatgtgaaaaattattacaaccacactctcagaaataattttctctcacccataagaactttataattttaattccttAAAATTACTCAAGCTCTAAACTTTTGTTTCTTCACAAAACTAGATGCGCAAACCAAATGAGCAGCACCCttttttatagccaaaattggctattAAAATACTATTATATTTTCCACCGCCATTATCTTCTTCAActattcctttttcttcttccttgtcAAAGTTGTTtgcttcttttcttcattcaaAGATTTGAATGTCAACATTCAAATCTTTGAATGTTGACAATGGCTGGCACCCCATCTAGAAGGGCGGTGCCAGCTTACCTCTTTTcacattctcccacttggagatttgattgagaaccaatcaatctccacaccaaGCTTACTATTTTCACCTTAGTCATAATCCTCACCATAGAGAATTATCATACTCCACCATAAAGAGTATACCACTTAGAATTAATTACCAATTCTAAGAATTTTACATCGACACATGTCGAAATATCATGCTGAAATTTATGGTGCAACTTCCATGTTAGCCTTCCTGGAAGTTTGTCAGTCATCGACATAAATTCCACCACACACCCTGCATCAATGCCAACCATGCCTTGTGTACAAATCTTGTAGACCCACTAGTAGTACCATATCCCCTTTCATGGTACTTGCGGTATACCATGAGGATGTCATCATCATCCATTTTACAAGGGACCATCGTCTCCCACGATAATAAGAGACTTACCACTAGCAATACTATCAGTATCTGATATGGAGCCACTTGCCGATCCTGCTCCATTTCTACCAtgacaatttctttttaagtgCCCCGATTGTCCACACCCCCAGCAGACTCCTTTCTTCTTAGATTTATCTTTCTTCCAATTCCTTACAACTGCCAAAGCCAAGACATCTATAGTTTCAGTACTTTCACCACTCAGTCTTCTTTCTTCTGAGAGTAAAGTACTAGTAACTTCTTCAAGATCTACTGTCTCCTTCCCATACATCAAAGTAGGTAACAGGTGTTTGTAGGAAGTTGGAAGTGACCGTAGTAATCTAAGCGGCTTGTCctcatctttaattttaactcCAATGGCATCTAGTTCTGACACAATACCATTGAGAACACTGAGGTGATCAGAAATTTTTATACCTTCAGTCATTCGTAGTGTGTGAAATCGCTCCTTCAGGTACAATCGATTTAAGATGCTCTTTGTCTGATACAACTTTTCTAGCTTCTCCCAAAGTTCTTTCGCTGTAGGAATTTTTCCTACATTTGCAAGAACATGCTTTGCTAGACACAGTCGTATGACACTTGCAGCTCTATCATCTAATTCTTCTCAATCTTCGTCACTTATACTAGCTTTTCTAGAGCCACTACTGGAAGCAGGGGATGGCTTCCCCTTCAATGCCTTGTGTAACCCAGATTGAATCAACACATCTTTGACTTGAACTTGCCACAAGCCAAAGTTAATTCTCCCATcgaatttttctatttcaaatttcaccggacttgaaaatttcaatccTGACATATTTGCTTTGCAGATCAGCTTTTACTCTTCACCACGGAATGTTTGGATTGGCTCCCACTGCTTCACATGAATAGTACaatatacgtgaacagtactgataactctatgaaatgagagttattatggcaattctagacttaaatcaagatcacttagagagtaaatgatgtgtttttattgtatttttgttacattttgcataaacattcattttagtttagtcttaataagttttgctcgatttaaagtaattcatgctcaaattgtgtgcataattgtaggtttccagaagcttataattcatggaaggaatgctgatgcaataggctggcaaaaaggaggaaaaacatggctataaaagaattgaaacaaatctggaacagtgCAGTTGCTGTAGACCCCATTGCTGTAgccgttgctgtagcaaccattgctgtagccgttgctgtagcaatcctggaacaacgacaAAGAAAATTTCGTGCGGGATACTTACAAAATTACGATCTGCAGTTTCTTAATCTGACTTATGCGCGCCCTAGGTTTCcatttaccctaattttcaactataaaagaagcacacatcataaAGATTAAAGGGAGccgtcacccaaggagaaaaacacaaagaaacaaaagaaaaacaggctacacaagaggaaaaattacagaaatcaattgggagctcaattattcttattcttctcttgttttctcgttttctatttatttatggagatgtgtttcatggctgaaactttgttctttatttttcttttacaaaccatgaactaaatttatttgtagttgagtgataaacaatcttgataGTTTATTGACTAGAAATATGTATTGTTGCATGTTTGCTGTAGtagtttattttgatagtatttattttattcgttATTTCAGTTGATcgcccatttaatgatactagctAATGAAGAGCCGCAAATGGgtctatcttagtggaacatatcataacaatacttgatcttaaattgagtttcccagattgagttttacttgagtcCTAAAAGGGCCATACttgatttaagattagtgatgaactagacataaggattcaccttgtagggtaaatagaacctaagcgTTTAATgatatatcttatgttggcataacaactgatcactgttaggttacatatagatataagatatccaataTGCGACGGCTGAGGATAAataaggattctgcccagtgctgtagcaaataCTACAGCAACCGAACCAACTATTAGAAAATAGTTAAgaccattaagagagtttattcacttAACTACTCTATATTCTCATTGTTTTTATCTTGAGTTTGACGTGACAATctactttgttgcattttatttattgtgtttttattttaattagtaaattagtttcatcaattgtttatcttaatttagaCACAAAATCTacactgttaagattgttgtagcaagtctaataacatcaatccctatggagacgatcttgaatactcatcactttataatttgttgtgtacacttgcacattgacaccaatagcattagtatttatacacCAATaagtaccgtatatgtgaatagtatcgtTTACGTGAACAATGCCTCGACACCAAAACTTCAATcaatggctctgataccactgttaggaaattgagctTCTTCCCAGTATCTCTCCAAGCAATTTGTCaagtaacaaattaataagaaaaattaaatggagaatataCCAATCACACAACATAAGATTTACTTTGACAGGTTGCTTGGAGAGATCTTGGGAAGAagctcaatttcctaacaataTATATCCTGAAAGTCTGAAACCTACTACTCATCTTCTCTACATGTTACAAAgctagatttttattattattgcacaACTAATACTCCTTCCTTAAAGAATTTGTCTCAAAGTAAGGCATGTTTTGCAGTTTGATTCGAGGTTTTTACTGGCATTTCGAGGAACCAACACCTCCCAAATACAACTTAcctaacttttaaaatagttaTGTAGAAACTTATTGCTGATAGTGCTTGTTTAAATAGTAACTAGTTACAACTGAAGAATAAGAGTAAAATACGGGATAAGGTATAAATATAATAGCGAAAAGGATAAATAGttaaatacaaatgaaaataaactatCTAGAAATTATTGTGAATGATCGCATCATTCTCTCTCTTAAGGATATCATTGTCTTAAAAATACCTTGTCCTCAAGGTAGACCATTTTGAAACTAAAGTATTCTCGTCGTTGAGTACTGTATTTTTCATAACTAATTTAAGTGCTTGATGGATGCATGACTTCTTTTATCCCACATACTCTTGATATTTCATCTATCTTGCATAAAAAATTCCTTTTGGAAAATTCCTTTTATTTAGGAATCATAAATTCAGCCATTTTATGTATGTGACTTCATCGCTGGGATT contains:
- the LOC102624571 gene encoding ubiquitin-like-specific protease ESD4, with the translated sequence MSDLDAFGDYRANKNELVEKDRNVVALSKRWIHGAIISVVAETLSNNEMSKGNKIKHNWFLPTYFAQKVLHEKCDIESLNRMRDLFKHNLAFCEKILVPINHGASHWYVVVLDIPGNSVLIWDPLSSDMRKSDLVGDAKKILRALDELLMVDIRPVSGFGGLDFESFRVMQGTTGLSRQPNGYDCGLHVIRFMECHGNVRELDFKHDSDEARKNLAIQLVTVDGNMLKDNVMQSTSQFSFAE